Genomic window (Gemmatimonadota bacterium):
GTCGGCCCGAGCACAGGATCTGGAGGAGCCATCCGCTCGGCGTGCTGCACGACGGGGCTACCCTCGGGCCAGTCGCCTATCACACCGCACCACCGCCAGGCCGCCCCCCAGAACGCGGCGGGCTCCTCGATCGAGAACCGGTGGAGCGCTGCGTAGCTATAGGGTTCATCGGACAACACGCCGGCACCGACCAGCGAGCGGTGGAACCCCGCCAGCTGGCTCGCCGCGATGCGATCCGCGGACGGACGCCATAACGGCGCGTCCACCGCCCCTTCCGCGCGGCTCACGCGATGCCGTTCAGCTCGATGTCAAAGACCAGGTTCGCGTTAGGCGGAATCGGACCGACGCCAGCGGATCCGTACCCCAACGACGACGGGATCAGCAGGCGCCGACGCCCGCCCACCTTCATCCCCTGCATCCCCACCTGCCACCCCTGGATCAGGTTGGCGAGGGGGAACACCGCCGGGGATGCGGCCCCGACGTTCCCGTCAAATCGCGTCCCGTTGGCCAGGTACCCGGTGTAATACACCCGCACCGTCTGCAGCCCAGACAGGGTGGCGCCGGTGCCCACCTGCGTATCCAGCATGTAGACGCCTG
Coding sequences:
- a CDS encoding FKBP-type peptidyl-prolyl cis-trans isomerase — its product is MNLARLIPAAALCLAGCLPNDTTDVTIPDPIALEQQTWGSTLSISLASFTKLPSGVYMLDTQVGTGATLSGLQTVRVYYTGYLANGTRFDGNVGAASPAVFPLANLIQGWQVGMQGMKVGGRRRLLIPSSLGYGSAGVGPIPPNANLVFDIELNGIA